Proteins encoded within one genomic window of Sulfolobales archaeon:
- a CDS encoding aromatic amino acid ammonia-lyase, whose translation MREPILIDVSRDLTCRDIYEISTSRDLYKIFLPEEKERELKTIRENFNRYINSGGSCYGITSGLGGQVVHRISDAQDPIKLIRQHAVGVGDLLPREFVRGAMIILARQLSLGYSAVSPEVISLIVEMLNKGITPLIPKYGSLGASGDLAPMSYIALAIYGEGLVEDSRGRKGFSRDLFREEGLEPLKPDTRDVLSIMNNTAMSSSIAAHTIATAEILLMSLIIASSISVEAMATPKEHFSDKLVNAKKHRGSSIISRIIREILIDSSAESSEVLQDRYSFRTIPQVLGGFYDALEFSRTLVEREINSSSDNPLFIDGRCVSGGNFYGSYITISMETLVQSVIQPLIQSDRRIFSILDPSLNRGLPPFLTTRSDVGLMISQYTTAALLNRISTLAYPSSAFSAPTSASQEDHVSNSYNSALKAYEIIDLGFYIASIEYLVSSYALTYRKWYDKTSSKVRYYVEQIKDLFDVLYEKPLDQAIKVARDRLFKIAYKEARANNII comes from the coding sequence TTGCGTGAACCGATTCTAATAGATGTAAGTAGAGATCTAACATGTAGAGATATTTATGAGATCTCTACTTCTAGAGATCTTTACAAGATTTTTCTGCCCGAGGAAAAAGAGAGAGAGTTGAAAACTATTAGAGAGAATTTCAATAGATACATAAATTCAGGAGGTTCTTGCTATGGTATTACATCAGGATTAGGTGGGCAAGTGGTTCATAGGATCTCTGATGCTCAGGACCCTATAAAGTTGATCAGGCAGCATGCTGTTGGAGTCGGAGATCTTCTTCCAAGAGAATTCGTTAGAGGAGCTATGATCATATTAGCCAGACAGCTAAGCTTAGGATACTCAGCTGTGAGTCCCGAGGTGATTTCTCTTATAGTAGAAATGCTCAACAAAGGAATAACACCTCTCATTCCCAAATACGGATCTCTAGGTGCTAGTGGTGATCTGGCTCCGATGTCTTATATAGCTCTAGCTATATATGGTGAAGGTTTGGTTGAAGATAGTAGAGGTAGAAAAGGTTTCTCAAGAGATCTCTTCAGAGAGGAAGGATTAGAACCTTTAAAACCTGATACTAGAGATGTTCTGAGTATTATGAATAACACTGCTATGAGCAGCTCTATAGCAGCTCACACCATAGCCACAGCCGAGATTCTCCTCATGTCTCTCATCATAGCTTCGTCTATATCTGTAGAGGCTATGGCAACACCTAAGGAGCATTTTTCTGATAAGCTGGTTAATGCTAAGAAGCATAGAGGTTCTAGTATTATATCTAGGATAATTAGAGAGATCCTTATAGATTCATCTGCTGAATCCTCTGAAGTGCTTCAAGATAGGTATAGCTTTAGAACGATACCGCAAGTTCTTGGAGGATTCTATGATGCTCTAGAATTCTCTAGAACACTCGTTGAGAGAGAGATCAATTCTTCATCTGATAACCCTCTATTTATAGACGGTAGATGTGTAAGTGGAGGCAACTTCTATGGGAGTTATATAACGATATCTATGGAAACGCTTGTGCAATCTGTCATACAGCCTTTAATACAATCTGATAGAAGGATCTTCAGCATTCTAGATCCTTCTCTGAACAGAGGGTTACCACCATTCTTAACGACAAGAAGTGATGTAGGTCTTATGATATCTCAGTACACGACAGCTGCTTTGCTGAACAGAATCTCCACACTAGCATACCCCTCATCAGCATTTAGTGCTCCTACATCAGCATCTCAGGAGGATCATGTTAGCAATTCATATAACTCGGCTCTTAAAGCTTACGAGATAATAGATCTAGGGTTCTACATAGCTTCTATAGAATATCTTGTCTCAAGCTATGCTCTAACATATAGAAAGTGGTATGATAAAACCAGTTCTAAGGTAAGATACTACGTAGAACAGATCAAGGATCTTTTCGATGTATTATATGAAAAACCTCTGGATCAAGCGATAAAAGTAGCAAGAGATAGACTGTTTAAAATAGCCTATAAAGAAGCCAGAGCTAATAATATAATCTAG
- a CDS encoding acylphosphatase, whose amino-acid sequence MSSSSQEDLKRVIIRVRGIVQRVGFRYWIYRNVRRLRVTGFVKNEPEGSVLIVAEGPKTDLEKVIELAREGPPEAVVEDISVSWEEYRGEFKEFSIAF is encoded by the coding sequence ATGAGTTCCAGTTCTCAAGAGGATCTGAAGAGAGTTATTATTAGAGTTAGAGGAATAGTTCAGAGAGTAGGATTTAGATATTGGATCTATAGGAATGTGAGAAGATTAAGAGTTACAGGGTTTGTGAAGAACGAGCCCGAAGGCTCTGTGCTTATAGTTGCCGAAGGTCCTAAAACAGATCTTGAAAAGGTTATAGAACTTGCGAGAGAAGGTCCTCCTGAAGCTGTTGTCGAGGATATATCAGTATCGTGGGAGGAGTATAGAGGTGAGTTTAAAGAATTTTCCATAGCCTTCTAG
- the pth2 gene encoding peptidyl-tRNA hydrolase Pth2 yields the protein MKNEEFKQVIVVRVDLMMSVGKLAAQVAHASVDAVLKSFEKRREWLDRWIESGMKKVVVKVSSESELTEIYRKCEALEIPCSIIRDAGRTEIEPGTLTAVGVGPAPSRIVDKVTGGLPLL from the coding sequence ATTAAAAACGAAGAGTTTAAACAAGTTATAGTTGTAAGAGTGGATCTCATGATGAGCGTTGGCAAGCTGGCAGCCCAGGTAGCTCATGCTTCAGTAGATGCTGTTTTAAAAAGCTTCGAGAAGAGGAGAGAATGGTTGGATAGGTGGATCGAGAGTGGTATGAAGAAAGTTGTTGTAAAGGTTAGTAGCGAGAGTGAGTTAACTGAGATCTATAGAAAATGCGAAGCTCTAGAGATCCCCTGTTCAATCATAAGAGATGCAGGCAGAACAGAGATAGAGCCGGGAACCCTAACAGCTGTCGGTGTAGGTCCCGCCCCTTCTAGAATTGTTGATAAGGTGACGGGAGGATTACCTCTTCTATAG
- the truD gene encoding tRNA pseudouridine(13) synthase TruD, whose amino-acid sequence MVNRSVRCVESSLKEDLFLKIECYETGFRGLEAIGRLNSSNFKVFEVSRIHGTAGEVYLPSEDFYRYPMYPPSSSYSSLHIYILKKKDLDTFQALRRVKRITKAERVFYLGLKDKSAETFQFIALDKVGKFMPYYYSKDLELYFIGLDSRRRFKRDILAGNCFLVDLSEIIEEPGGRAGEVLEILSTIKDIGFIPNYYSYQRFGLRRMITHLVGRYIIRGDLERAMEKIICYPQDTCDTREKCKEILESRHRWMWIEKIICRDLEREPIERIFSKIPRRINLLFVEAYLSYLFNSYLSKRWKLHGLSFHRLENEVECLNPLSGIKTPCISIKLDKKGADLRSINKYIFYEVSEELQEKLRYEVIRKLTGLKRIVIKRSLVCPLSLIEVDGLKIKFCLDRGCYATNLLRELFKENISKIL is encoded by the coding sequence ATGGTTAACAGATCTGTTAGATGTGTGGAATCTAGTCTGAAAGAAGATCTTTTTCTTAAAATCGAATGCTATGAAACAGGGTTCAGAGGCTTAGAAGCGATAGGTAGACTCAATTCTTCAAATTTCAAAGTCTTTGAAGTATCTAGAATACATGGAACTGCCGGTGAAGTATATCTACCATCAGAAGATTTCTACAGATATCCTATGTATCCTCCATCTTCTTCCTATTCTTCTCTTCATATATATATTTTGAAGAAGAAGGATCTCGATACATTCCAAGCTTTAAGAAGAGTTAAGAGAATCACAAAAGCTGAGAGAGTATTCTATCTAGGTCTTAAGGATAAGTCTGCTGAGACATTTCAATTCATAGCTCTCGACAAAGTAGGAAAATTCATGCCATACTACTATTCAAAAGATCTCGAATTATACTTTATAGGTTTAGATTCGAGAAGAAGATTTAAGAGAGATATCCTCGCTGGAAACTGTTTTCTAGTAGATCTCTCTGAGATCATAGAAGAACCTGGGGGAAGAGCTGGAGAGGTCTTAGAAATTCTGAGCACTATCAAAGATATAGGTTTCATACCAAACTACTACTCCTATCAGAGGTTTGGATTGAGAAGAATGATAACTCACCTAGTAGGAAGATACATTATCAGAGGAGATCTGGAGAGAGCGATGGAGAAAATAATATGCTACCCTCAGGATACCTGTGATACTAGAGAGAAATGTAAAGAGATACTAGAGTCTAGACATAGATGGATGTGGATCGAGAAGATCATTTGCAGAGATCTTGAGAGAGAACCTATAGAGAGGATCTTCTCAAAGATCCCCAGGAGAATTAATCTACTCTTCGTAGAAGCATATCTCTCTTACTTATTCAATTCATATCTGTCAAAGAGATGGAAGCTACACGGCCTGAGTTTTCATAGATTAGAGAATGAAGTAGAATGTCTAAACCCTCTTAGCGGGATCAAGACTCCTTGTATATCTATAAAACTTGATAAGAAAGGCGCCGACCTTAGAAGTATCAATAAATATATATTCTATGAAGTTTCAGAAGAACTTCAAGAAAAATTAAGATATGAGGTGATCAGGAAATTAACCGGTTTAAAAAGAATTGTTATAAAAAGATCTCTTGTATGCCCTCTATCCCTTATAGAGGTCGATGGATTGAAGATTAAATTCTGTCTTGACAGAGGATGCTATGCTACAAATCTACTGAGAGAGTTATTTAAAGAAAACATATCAAAAATACTCTAG
- a CDS encoding transcription elongation factor NusA has protein sequence MKIPLDYICVKTGVLCPRCRRLVEIGMVEEFEIDLMRAMIDVENDAEFKNILSDFTYVKAYRFSDNIVIVGEFSHKADQRILQRLSKVLSDKLNMRVRVISPSNKKDVKSLISQLIFPARILGVNIVWVPDGSQQHIVRIPRTDLRYITLPIENIEKIVEVISGESVKIRIE, from the coding sequence GTGAAAATACCTCTAGACTATATATGTGTTAAAACCGGTGTGCTTTGCCCTAGATGTAGAAGGCTTGTTGAGATCGGGATGGTTGAGGAGTTTGAAATAGATCTCATGAGAGCTATGATAGATGTTGAGAATGATGCCGAGTTTAAAAATATTCTATCAGACTTCACATACGTGAAAGCCTACAGATTTTCAGATAATATAGTTATAGTAGGTGAATTCTCGCATAAGGCAGATCAAAGGATTCTCCAGAGGCTTTCAAAGGTTTTAAGCGATAAGCTTAATATGAGAGTTAGAGTGATCTCGCCTAGCAATAAGAAAGATGTGAAATCTCTCATATCACAACTCATATTCCCTGCCAGAATACTTGGTGTTAACATAGTATGGGTTCCAGACGGATCTCAGCAGCATATAGTGAGAATCCCTAGAACTGATCTCAGGTATATAACTCTTCCAATAGAGAATATAGAGAAGATAGTTGAGGTAATAAGCGGAGAGAGTGTAAAGATAAGAATAGAGTAG
- a CDS encoding glycosyltransferase family 2 protein, giving the protein MKDSYENKQIRESLGKIAVVILNKDNAEGLRRALESLIDQSCPPCECFDIYVVDGGSRDRSREVFNLISRGRDCMFFIEQSIKGGTGPARREIIEKLMREGYRVVIWGDSENIYDRNYVREILERFEKIKSLRKNQVVIVSGESIVRNTSIWSHIFFWYHTYHQLFPIGVGDRHAPGNNKCEDIEVYRFFVYPPCTRSEDYIFSYYLYKNFRSKITYEHASNAIVYVSIPDSFRDVIKWQRARVKGLVECSRMIKYRYPPDLYMWLSFLLYNVIMIILSVAGFISIALFYLISIVMAIVFLQLRSYKLVERPRFFTGLLGYIGLLLHAFFTVYYTVKFSES; this is encoded by the coding sequence ATGAAAGATTCTTATGAGAATAAGCAGATACGTGAGAGCTTAGGCAAGATCGCTGTAGTAATACTTAACAAGGATAATGCTGAAGGTCTTAGGAGAGCTCTTGAAAGTCTAATAGATCAGAGTTGTCCTCCTTGTGAATGCTTTGATATATATGTTGTTGACGGAGGTAGCAGAGATCGCTCTAGAGAGGTCTTCAACCTTATAAGTAGAGGTAGGGATTGCATGTTCTTCATAGAACAAAGTATTAAGGGGGGTACAGGACCTGCTAGAAGAGAGATCATAGAGAAACTAATGAGAGAAGGCTATAGAGTAGTTATATGGGGAGATTCTGAAAACATATACGATAGAAACTATGTGAGAGAGATTCTAGAGAGATTTGAGAAGATAAAGAGTCTTAGAAAAAATCAGGTTGTTATAGTTTCGGGAGAGAGCATAGTAAGAAATACAAGTATATGGTCTCATATTTTCTTCTGGTATCATACATATCACCAGCTCTTTCCCATCGGCGTTGGAGATAGGCATGCGCCGGGGAATAATAAGTGTGAGGATATAGAAGTCTATAGATTCTTTGTATACCCGCCTTGCACGAGAAGTGAAGATTATATATTCTCTTACTATCTGTATAAGAACTTCAGAAGTAAAATAACGTATGAGCATGCCAGTAATGCTATTGTGTATGTATCGATCCCGGATAGCTTTAGAGATGTTATTAAATGGCAGAGAGCTAGAGTTAAGGGTTTAGTAGAGTGTAGCAGAATGATAAAATATAGATACCCCCCTGATCTTTATATGTGGTTATCATTCTTACTTTATAATGTGATCATGATAATTCTCTCAGTGGCAGGATTTATATCTATAGCTTTATTCTACCTAATATCTATAGTAATGGCGATAGTATTTCTCCAGCTAAGAAGCTATAAGCTTGTAGAGAGACCTAGATTCTTCACAGGATTACTAGGATACATAGGATTACTGTTACACGCTTTCTTCACAGTCTACTATACTGTCAAATTTTCTGAGAGTTAA
- a CDS encoding translation initiation factor IF-5A: MSITYAELGELKEGSFIVIDGEPCRIVEITKAKTGKHGSAKAHVVAISILSGTRKTLVAPVDTRVEVPIIDKRTGHVIAITGNSVQIMDSETYETFDVPMPSDKDLAQRISVGRDVEYWVVMGNRIITSVR, encoded by the coding sequence TTGAGCATAACATATGCTGAGCTTGGCGAGCTGAAGGAGGGAAGCTTTATAGTTATAGATGGAGAGCCTTGTAGAATTGTTGAGATTACAAAGGCTAAGACAGGTAAACATGGTTCTGCTAAAGCTCACGTAGTAGCTATATCAATACTCTCGGGAACTAGGAAAACTCTTGTAGCACCTGTTGATACAAGAGTTGAAGTACCTATAATAGATAAGAGAACAGGTCATGTGATAGCTATAACAGGAAATAGTGTTCAGATAATGGATTCTGAGACTTATGAAACTTTTGATGTTCCAATGCCTTCTGACAAGGATCTTGCTCAGAGGATCAGTGTTGGAAGAGATGTTGAGTATTGGGTTGTGATGGGCAACAGAATAATTACCTCTGTGAGGTAA
- a CDS encoding signal recognition particle protein Srp54, which produces MKGLEGLKDLVVRFLKGSDTYERSVDNFVRELQKTLISADVNIKVVYDLSKKIREEALSTTPPPGVTRRDWFIKVVYDNLVSIFGGDTLPNVTPHKQPYIIMMIGVQGSGKTTTCGKIANYYKKLGFRPCLIAADTYRAGAYEQLKQIGDRINVKVYREENSNDPVEIARKGVMKAIEDRCNIIIIDTAGRHGYGEEKALLDEMEAIAKVVNPDEIMLVIDAYIGQKAYDLAKRFHERTPIGSIVVTKVDGSGRGGGALSAVIATGAKIKFIGTGEGIDDLEVFNPRRFIGRILGLGDIEGLIDKLRSIEESEKLEKRMKKIISKGEISIPDLYHQLRNIMRLGPLSKILQMIPGISMFTLNEDEVKLSEKTMRKWLHIIDSMTEKEVRDPGLLNRSRMRRIAIGSGTSFEDVKQLVTYYNNINKMLKNIKRRGGPQLMRKIMELDQSNLPFEKSEK; this is translated from the coding sequence ATGAAAGGATTAGAAGGGTTAAAAGATCTTGTAGTGAGATTTCTCAAAGGATCAGATACCTACGAGAGATCTGTAGATAACTTCGTAAGAGAACTTCAGAAAACACTTATATCAGCTGATGTGAATATAAAAGTAGTATATGATCTATCTAAGAAGATAAGAGAAGAAGCTCTGTCAACAACACCGCCGCCGGGAGTTACGAGAAGAGATTGGTTTATAAAAGTAGTATATGATAATCTGGTTTCTATATTTGGCGGAGATACTCTTCCTAATGTCACGCCACATAAACAACCTTATATAATAATGATGATCGGTGTTCAAGGTTCTGGAAAGACCACCACATGCGGTAAAATCGCTAATTACTATAAAAAACTCGGGTTTAGACCTTGTCTAATTGCCGCCGACACCTATAGAGCTGGAGCTTATGAGCAGTTGAAACAGATAGGGGATAGGATAAATGTGAAGGTTTATAGAGAGGAGAATTCTAATGATCCTGTCGAGATAGCTAGGAAAGGTGTTATGAAAGCTATAGAGGATAGATGTAACATAATAATCATAGATACAGCGGGAAGACATGGTTATGGAGAGGAGAAGGCTTTATTAGATGAGATGGAAGCTATAGCCAAGGTTGTTAATCCTGATGAAATAATGCTTGTGATAGATGCTTACATAGGACAGAAAGCATATGATCTCGCTAAGAGATTTCATGAGAGAACTCCTATAGGCTCTATAGTGGTTACGAAGGTTGATGGAAGCGGTAGAGGTGGAGGAGCTTTATCAGCTGTTATAGCCACGGGAGCTAAGATAAAGTTTATAGGTACAGGAGAAGGGATCGATGATCTCGAGGTTTTCAATCCTAGAAGATTTATAGGTAGAATACTAGGTTTAGGAGATATAGAAGGTTTAATAGATAAACTCAGATCTATTGAGGAGAGTGAAAAGCTTGAGAAGAGAATGAAGAAGATAATTAGCAAAGGAGAGATCTCAATACCTGATCTCTATCATCAGCTGAGAAATATAATGAGGCTAGGACCTCTATCAAAGATTCTTCAGATGATTCCTGGAATTTCAATGTTCACGTTAAATGAAGATGAGGTGAAGCTTAGTGAGAAGACTATGAGAAAATGGCTTCATATAATAGATTCAATGACGGAAAAAGAAGTTAGAGATCCCGGGTTATTAAATAGATCTAGGATGAGAAGAATCGCTATAGGATCTGGAACTAGCTTTGAAGATGTAAAACAGCTGGTGACATACTATAATAACATCAATAAAATGCTCAAGAATATCAAGAGAAGAGGAGGTCCTCAGCTAATGAGAAAAATAATGGAACTAGATCAATCTAATCTTCCTTTTGAAAAATCCGAAAAATAG
- a CDS encoding isoaspartyl peptidase/L-asparaginase: MSSIKPSGRTFLRGNLAKPAILIHGGAGSWNVDLQTRERIIRFLRDLAKDSYDKLEQDFSALDAVEYAVAKLEDSGIFNAGYGSALNIKGFAEMDAGIMDGSTMKAGAVAMVRNVKNPVKIARKILSETDHVLLGGLYDEDLIRILGIERSEDNPEIRRRYREIISSGNFPQYYRRNIELIKRIRPTISDTVGAVALDRKGGLAAATSTGGIWLKLPGRIGDSPIPGAGFYADREIACSATGVGEAIMSVSLCRSIALHNRYLRDLGRAVEESFDELERFFGSDTAGVIVLEVSGDYVICYNTRGMARGFMASSLKDPVADL; the protein is encoded by the coding sequence GTGAGCTCTATAAAACCCTCCGGAAGAACCTTTCTTCGAGGAAATCTCGCTAAGCCAGCTATATTGATCCACGGAGGAGCTGGAAGCTGGAATGTAGATCTTCAAACTCGTGAAAGAATAATAAGATTTCTCAGAGATCTGGCTAAAGATTCCTACGATAAACTTGAGCAGGATTTCAGCGCGTTGGATGCTGTAGAATATGCAGTGGCGAAACTAGAAGATTCAGGGATCTTTAATGCTGGTTATGGTAGCGCGCTAAATATAAAAGGATTTGCTGAGATGGATGCAGGAATAATGGATGGATCTACCATGAAAGCTGGGGCGGTAGCTATGGTTAGAAATGTAAAGAATCCTGTTAAGATAGCTAGAAAGATCTTATCAGAAACAGATCATGTTCTCCTAGGAGGACTCTATGATGAAGATTTAATCAGAATTTTAGGAATAGAGAGATCAGAGGATAATCCTGAGATCAGAAGAAGATATAGAGAGATCATATCCTCAGGAAATTTCCCACAATACTACAGAAGAAACATAGAACTGATAAAAAGAATAAGACCTACAATCTCAGATACCGTAGGAGCAGTAGCGTTAGACCGCAAAGGAGGACTTGCAGCAGCTACAAGTACCGGAGGTATATGGCTTAAGCTTCCAGGAAGAATTGGAGATTCACCAATACCAGGCGCTGGATTCTATGCAGATAGAGAGATAGCATGCTCAGCAACAGGTGTTGGAGAGGCTATCATGAGTGTATCTCTCTGCAGAAGTATAGCTCTGCATAATCGCTATCTCAGAGATCTAGGCAGAGCTGTTGAAGAGAGCTTTGACGAGTTAGAAAGATTCTTTGGATCAGATACAGCCGGTGTTATAGTGCTAGAAGTATCTGGCGATTATGTGATCTGTTATAATACGAGAGGTATGGCTAGAGGATTTATGGCAAGTTCTTTGAAAGATCCTGTGGCGGATCTCTGA
- a CDS encoding type II secretion system F family protein — protein MLRDSLRRIIPRKRRRKVVKDRRVLSGSSTITITIIDVLSLVLFSGLAERIRKTFDLDRVIRSAGIPIHPLIYSARVATMLIASIIIGISIILVGVMIYINTPMIMLIFILAGVFTPVLVFSLSLLYPIARISSRRNTLEAELPFFVSYAAIMSRGNISLPKVLERFSEIKLFEGLRREARLFLREVKVFGRDPITALENLAAETPSPLFKDLLMGYVTVLRIGGDLTSYLESKADDLFTKFSERIKSIIERMGLIIEIYMILAVVLTLSLFVLFVSAGGLQILGVQGGISNMLIGAYLFIFLPLMSVITIFIVHYSQPKQVVILRKTFDGVIIGSILGVVSGLILLILTNGYLYLYGVINKVSALGVITSATIPLIVLSGVVWYYYRRETREAKGINEKTTYFLEDVSEARRTGLSPERAIIQAMRRDYGSLTPIVRRIGIALSIGMDVSTAIRSSLSEIKSRFVRIMFRFLIDSINVGGGSPDVMYSLAKFSRSLSELESRLRGSLRSYVIMPYIAAVLLSISSILFLTMLLQAPISTGGVQTKIDPSALYNFIILLSIGISVNSWIMGLVAGKISELSLGEGFKHGFILLIISLIIQIIMISFYVNI, from the coding sequence ATGTTAAGAGATAGTCTGAGAAGAATTATTCCACGGAAGAGAAGAAGGAAGGTTGTTAAAGATAGAAGAGTTTTAAGTGGAAGCTCTACCATTACTATAACCATAATAGATGTGCTCTCGCTTGTTTTATTCTCAGGCTTGGCAGAGAGAATTAGAAAAACATTTGATCTTGATAGAGTTATAAGATCTGCAGGTATACCAATTCATCCATTGATATACTCAGCAAGAGTAGCAACAATGCTCATAGCCTCGATAATTATAGGAATTTCCATCATTCTCGTGGGTGTCATGATCTATATTAACACGCCAATGATCATGCTGATATTTATTCTTGCAGGCGTATTCACGCCTGTTCTAGTATTCTCTCTATCTCTTCTCTATCCAATAGCTAGAATCTCATCTCGAAGAAATACTCTAGAAGCAGAACTACCTTTCTTCGTATCATATGCAGCTATAATGTCTAGGGGTAACATATCTCTACCTAAGGTTTTAGAGAGATTTTCAGAGATCAAGCTTTTCGAGGGTTTAAGAAGAGAAGCTAGGCTATTCCTTAGAGAGGTCAAAGTATTTGGAAGAGATCCTATAACAGCTCTAGAGAATCTAGCGGCAGAAACTCCAAGTCCTCTCTTTAAGGATCTCTTGATGGGTTATGTGACTGTACTGAGAATAGGAGGTGATCTTACATCTTATCTCGAATCTAAAGCCGATGATCTTTTTACGAAGTTTAGTGAGAGAATTAAATCTATAATAGAAAGAATGGGTTTGATCATAGAGATCTATATGATATTGGCTGTGGTATTAACATTATCACTTTTCGTTTTATTTGTATCAGCTGGAGGACTTCAGATTCTAGGTGTTCAAGGTGGTATAAGCAATATGCTTATCGGAGCATATCTCTTCATATTCCTTCCTCTAATGTCTGTAATAACCATCTTCATAGTACACTACTCACAGCCAAAACAGGTGGTGATTTTAAGAAAAACTTTTGATGGTGTAATCATAGGCTCTATCTTGGGCGTGGTCTCAGGTCTTATACTTCTAATACTCACTAACGGTTATCTATATCTCTATGGTGTTATCAACAAGGTATCCGCCTTAGGTGTTATAACCTCGGCAACAATACCTCTTATAGTCCTCTCAGGAGTTGTATGGTACTACTATAGAAGAGAAACTCGTGAAGCGAAAGGTATTAATGAGAAGACCACATACTTCCTCGAAGATGTGAGCGAAGCTAGAAGAACGGGTCTTTCACCTGAGAGAGCTATTATTCAGGCGATGAGAAGAGATTATGGATCTCTAACTCCTATAGTAAGAAGGATTGGTATTGCTCTAAGTATTGGAATGGACGTATCTACAGCCATTAGATCTAGTCTTAGTGAGATAAAAAGTAGATTTGTAAGAATAATGTTTAGATTCTTAATTGATTCTATAAATGTTGGAGGAGGCAGCCCCGATGTAATGTATTCTCTAGCTAAATTCTCCAGATCTCTTTCTGAGCTGGAGAGCAGGCTGAGAGGTTCTTTAAGATCCTATGTTATAATGCCTTACATAGCGGCAGTTCTTCTATCAATATCCTCAATACTATTCCTGACAATGCTTTTACAAGCACCTATCTCTACCGGAGGTGTTCAAACGAAGATAGATCCCTCGGCGCTCTATAATTTTATCATCCTTCTCAGCATAGGTATCTCTGTAAATTCCTGGATCATGGGTTTAGTAGCAGGTAAGATCTCTGAGTTAAGCCTTGGAGAAGGCTTTAAACATGGATTCATACTTCTAATAATATCTCTAATCATACAAATTATAATGATCTCATTCTATGTGAATATATAG